Part of the Antennarius striatus isolate MH-2024 chromosome 6, ASM4005453v1, whole genome shotgun sequence genome, TTTCTCCTCCACACACTAACTTGCATTAAAAAGCCCCGTCAAAGCACCCTGAGAGAAGTGTATTGAACAGGCTGGTGAAACCACTTTGGGTTTAACATGTagtacaaattaaaaatatgtagaaattttgattaaatattcataGAGAATGAGTGGCAGTGTGCCCTGATTGCTGTCTGTCATCAGCATTAATGACACATAACACATGTCTCCCGACATTAAGAACAATAAGAACAACTCACTTACCCAGAATCTTAACTGTTTGCCTATGGGATCTTTCACGGGCCAAAGCACAGGGGCCTTGcagatcatttttcattttccacagtTTACACCCAATGGAGCCGTAAAGGAAGAGAAGGCAGAGCATTGGACAGAAAAAATAAGTGGTGGACATCCAGAGCATGATGTGCAGCTGTCCGGAACTGATGGCGTAGCTTGTGTGCTTGCACTGCCTTGTGTTGTCATCTGGATAGGTGTCATTGTCGTACTCCACCCCAACCAGGAAGAGTGTGGGCGCGGCAGAAACCAGGGCAAAAACCCAGAGGGCAAAAATTATGTACTGGACCCTGCGTCTGGTCACCACCACCTTGGTCTTGAGGGGGAAGCTGATGGCCAGATAGCGTTCAATGCTCAGAGCAGTGATGTGAAGTATGGTGGCAGAGGTGCACCCCTCAAATATGTAGTGATAGAAGCGGCACACTGCTTCACCAAATAGCCAGGGCACATACTTCCACAGGCGGTAGAGGTCAAATGGCAAGCACAGGAAGATGATAAGATCAGACACCGCCATGCTGGACAAGTAGAGGTTGGTGGTTGTCTTCATGTCTTTGAAATGCTGAATGATAAGAATGGTCATGGTGTTGCCTGTAACACCGataatgaagatgaggatgcaGATGACAGTGACAGGGATGAGGGTTGAGGTGGGGAAAAGGGAGCCCTCGTAGTGGTGATCGTCGATGTTGTACTGATCCATGGCCTCTGCTGCACCAGCATGAAGGTCCACCTTGGGTCTGGTCCAGGGCATGCCAAGCGCCACGACGTGCTGGCACACTAATGTCAAATCAAGACTCAAAAAGTAGCTGCGTAGAGAGAATCGGAGTAATACAGGACAAGTCTAAGTAGGTTCTCAGACATCCAAGTCAAGGAAAATCAAGAAGAGCACACAAAGAATCAACAGCTTGTttaaggttggttgaagacagtttacctctcatccaagaggcttcttcagtttggACAAACAGGACAAGCCCTGACATTTCAAAAGTTTGGTCTTTCTTAACATCTCTGAGGTTGATGCATGGatgtattttgtaaatttttcttttaatatgttTATGACATAACTGTGATGATATACGGTACTCTTCTTCAATGTCTGAGCAATATTGCCTGTGACTAAACTAAAACATAGATCTAGAGAAGAGAGTTCTAATCTGTCAGTCATTATAAAAGTAATGTGAAGGATTGCACTTCTATGTGACGAAATTATACATCAAGATACTTTtgagaattttttatttaaccacaATGTATTCATATATTGTATTGCTACTATAATCCTAGGTCTTTCATGTCAAGCCATTCATGAACCAAATAAATTTATCTGATTGATAATACGAAATAGATCTTAATAAccataaaaagaagaattacATTTTTCAGGTTATTCAGGTTGAAGTTTTCTCACTAACACCTTGCTCTGCAGTTAATACTGTCATTTAGCAAATTTAATATTGTGCTGTGAACTGTGATACAAAATCATAATCATCATAATCATTTTACAATGGAAGTGCCTTAAAATGGGAGTTTGATAAGAAACATAAAATGTGAGAAAATGGTTTTAGACCCCTTggagagtttttattttctacattttctgtttatattaACCTCAGGCAGTTATTGCTTTCTTCATATTCATGTATAATCTGACTGCCTGCGAGCAGTGCGTTGTACCTGGCATTAAAAGGCTAAAAGGTAATGCTCTATGTgactttaaattatttattcctGCATATCTTTGTAGGGATTATGTTAACTCAAAACGGACACTAAATAAGAAAACTTGCCTGCTAATTAATTTTCATGACATACAATTCTGAAAACAAGCGAATGCAAAAAATACATAGCCATATACAATAAttctaaaaatgtgaaatataatttttttctaaaatgtggaaaatcacTAGTACAATTCGTTACCTTTTGCTATAGAGTATAAAGATATCCTTATTTAAAAAGTAACTTTGGCGGGGACGATACCTTTGAAAAGAAGCTGGTCTCTCTATCGTTTAACTTTTTTCTTCAGCTCGGTTGTGTTACTGTGAGTCGATGCAGAGtagcagcagcaacaaaatCTCATGAAGTGGTGGAGCCAGTCGCCGAGGCTCAACAAGCAGTTGAGCTCTGGtgagggaggaagaaaggagCACCTCCTCCACAGCACCCCGAGGAGTCAGGGAGTAAAACTGAGGCTGTCTGCCCACGTGTTTGTCTAGTAATCTTCATAATCaaatgatgatgtgactgatgaCGGTTTAAGCATATGGACTGAATAAGATTTGAGGGGACCCCACCAACAACATTGATGCTCTTCACAGAGAATAAGCACAGCTTTAGGTTGGTAGTAATGTGgataaagaataaatatataagcAAAATATACTTTTAAGACAAATATAACTTTATAAATAAGGGCATCAATCACTGTAAAGCCAGCTTGTTTGCTAGATTTTCTGGAACAGTCATTGAAAAATGTGTTCTGTCCATCAGCTCAGTTTATCTGCAGCTCCTGTCTTCCTAATTAATGTGAAGTCACCTTTaacttttgaaaaataaatatcagtgaTGCAGTTGATGGATGCAATGTTGACAAATTCTGTGAATTCTGGTTTATAGTTACAAGTAGAATAAAATACCGTAAAAGTTTTTATGCTGTTGCTCGAAAGAAAAATCAGGCTGTACTCcttttgacaaaaaataaatattttggtgGTGGATGTAACACTTGATCTACACCATACTGGTTTTTGTTCTGTACATTACTTGTCGTTCCCTACCAAATGTGTTGCAAATAAAGGCCTCCATGGCACAACCATGGACATACTCAggtgtcacttcctgctctacAGGTTTTCATGCCCACAGTAGCATTAATCACCACAGCCTGAATGACCTGCTGGATGACCAGCAATGTGGTCTGTTGGTTCAGAGCCACCATATCCATTAGATCTCAATGAACCTTTGTAACAAGAGTCACACTGACATGAGGTTGTATTTGAGTGTTTACACAGCCAGATGCACCACTAGGAACTAAAGGGTCAGCAggaatgtttgtctttgtttatgcCTGTCGAAGACCTGACAGGCAGAgcttatttgttcatttttattgtttaaaaaaaaggtccaGTCTGTCTCTCAACTAGAGCTAAGAATGTGACCGAGATTAGTAAGCCCACTTTTCACTCTCATTAATCACAGCTCTCTGTGCAGGAAACAAGAACTGTACCTTCTTTGAAAGTTTTATCTTCTCATTCACATTTTCAGACAGTCtacaaaaattatattgatatatatatatatatatatatatatatatatatatctcatcTGCTAATATGGTAGTGTAGCAAAGTAAATGTATGTACTACTAGCACCTGACAATGTGAGTACTGTCAGTACTTTTAGTGTGAAGACTTCTGTGATGGCTGCGTCCCAGTTCAAATCATGTTAATGTTACACTTACAGGCTAACCTCCACCCTGGCGCGTGGAGCTCCTTTTAGGCATCTTATTTGTTTCTATTTAGTTTCTGTTTCAATTACTACATAGCATCTGACTGAGAAGGAACATGTTCTGGCAATAGTGGATAGATTGTGTACTctggaaaaaatgtttccatCCACATTATGTCGGGTGACAGCAACGTATGATTATCATATATGATTATTTTGTAGTTACTGATAATCTCAAAAGTAGACctggaattcaaacaaaaaaaatttatttctgaaataatttaagtaatcaaaaatcaaaacttcACACATGATTAAGAATTATAAATCTTTTATTGTGCATGGATCCTTTGTAGATATCATGGCTATACAGATACAGTTTCGATACATATCTATGATTATACACTTTTCCCATAACGAACATTTTTAAGTGATATGTCTGGAAGTATGTATAACAAATATCATTTTGGAATGTACGGTGTATGAGGTAACTGcaaacattaaaattacataaaaatggTCTATTTTTGTGCATATTTTACTAATTTTTGTAGCATTCCATTAATTTCTCCAACAAAAGGTAGTAAACCCAGATTGGAGAGGTGTTAAAATGGCACACGCTGCAATCGCTATCAAAAATAggaatttgaattatttaaatgacaAGGAGAAGACATTTGTCTGAGACCCAATCATGTAATTATCCAAGATGTTTTGCAAGGtacctgtatttcatttttatgggTGCAACAGCAATTTATCTGCCCAAAACCAAACAACACTAGACCCTACGGCCAGATTACCACTGAAAACTCAGTTTAGGCAATCTGCTACAAATATTTAACACATAAAGAAAAGGCAAATTTAGATTCACAGGAAGTACATGATATAACACAATTTGTATCTGTCATTCGTGTTCCATGATTCATGAGTACTCaggatttattattttctctgacGAGTATTAACTTATATTACTTcaatattataaaaaaatatacttcACACATATATAACttgacaaaacaaatcaaaattaaTCATGATACGCAGGACTACTTTCAATAACTCTCcctattacattttattacaaacactaaataaatgctgcaaagtaaaacacattttagtgtTTACTAatactaaaaagaaaaagaaacaccaaaacataagaaaaattaagaaaattctcccaagattttttttcctctccaatTAAGGCCTCTGAAACAACcggtttgtatttatttttcttcttttttttcttgctaaCATCAGCTGTTTCAGTGACACGTTATGTGATACTACAACTTTTAAAACACCCAAAACACAAGGAGGGCTTGCACAATCTCAAAGTGTAAAATGCATCACAAGACCAAGACGCAGTTAGTCAAGGTTTTCTTTCACTAAGGTGCAAAAATCAAttactggggggggggaacaaaataaaacaaaacatacaggtaagcatacatttttttgtgctgGACAACAATAATTTGGAGTAAAGCAGCAGTATAACTatataatagtaaaaataattaGAATTCACTGTtagtttggttttttgttttctttatactgattttttttttctcaaacttaCAGGTCCTTGTGTCTTCACTGTACAAAAATATACTAACATTTCTCCAGTCATTTTTGCATCCTTAAACATTCTGAACATCAAAAAAGGTTGGAAAGTGCTAAATGAGCCTTCTATAATATGAGCAAGATTTAAATTTCCATATCCTCTTTTGCAAGTCCCCTGAAAGTCAAACAGGGGGTAAAGTCCCTTCATCTGGCCCTGGAGCTATCCCAGCCGTGTACCTCTGTGGCATGAACTACgaactacatacagtatacatatctggacacgcacacacacatgcacacacacatacaaacaaccacgcacacacaccactgtgCAAACACTGGCCCACCAGGTCCCAGGATCAAATAGCACATAGGTTAATGACACACCTACATACTATTATCAGAACAAGTCTATCAAAAACAATTTCATACTAGACACACCAATGGAAATATAAATAATGACTGttatcaatatatatatatattatatatatatatatatatatatatatatatatatatatgtatatatctatatatatatattacacacacacatacacacacgacAGGTTCACAAGTCCTTAACGCAGGAAGCCAATCTTGATGGAACACAAATTTGAATAAACCACAAATTTGGGACATGATAAAGGCAGGAGAGTCAGGAAACTGTCAGGGATGTCAAATAGATGTTCCTCGAACTTTAACTGCTATTCTGCCCTCACTCCTCAGCCCTTCCTCACTGCAACGCACCCAACATGATTACTCATTGACAACAGAAAGGTACAAAAGGAAGTGTACAAAACAACAGGACTGAAGAAAAGAATAAAGCTATAACCCTGCAGCTGGGTGGCACACACTGCTCATTTAATGACAAAGTACTGAATGACAAAAGCGATCAGAATAGCGATGACGGCAAAaaccatgaggaggaggaaagcaCACTGCTCATCTGTCAGGCTTCGTCTGGCTCGGttggactctgtggtggcccTGGACCCTGAGCCGGCCGAACCACTGCCCGCTGCTGCATCGTTCCGCTGGGGAGAGAGGGTCACTGTGGGGCTGTAAGGACCACTAAGCTCAGGAGTATCCTGGCACTGCCTGATAGCGCACACCCGGAATCTGTAGTCACTGTTGGGCTGCAGGTTCTGGACATGGAAGGAAGTAGCAGAGCCTTTGTATGCCTGCAAAAAAGGAGATAAAACGAAAATACTTAAAAAGTGTTGCAAAGAACTGACAGAAGCGAATTGCATCAAAAACCTGTTTCCTATACATGAGTCTTGAGCCATAGCCACTGAGTCTGACAATAAGGAaggacacacactcctgcaggaTGGCAGCCACATATTTCAACTGCCTAATTTGATTGCAATAATGTAGAGAGATTAGCATAAACCTGCAGTGGCCATTACTCCGCATTTATCATGGCTGGAGGCCCCTGAGAGGGGAATGAATCTGTTGACAGGGACTAGACACCTGGGATGCTTTACAGATTAATGACCTTTGCATAATGGGCAATTTAAAGACAGCAGTGGCTCATACAAAAATGCAGCAAAGTCACAGTGAAAACATTACACCTCTAGATCCATCTTGATCTGCATAAAAAAGCCACTGTGATAACCGGTATGCAATCCACACATAGGAACACCAGACATGAATAGAGACAGCCAAACCTTCAATCAAAAATGGCAGTACCTGTTTAAACTCAgagtttcccatcatgcactgtAAAGCATAGAGGATTGGATCTCCCTTCATTGGCAGCAGGGCCTCCCATGTGACTTCGCAGCAGTTGTCATCCAGACGTTCCACTTTCGGGGCTGGAGGGTGGACGAAGAGGGAGACGATGTACACTCTGATAAGCATGCCTCTACCACTGGATTATGAATTctaatttattcataaataaatacaatataacaTACAAAAActcaatgaaaaggaaaaagattGCATTAGCGATGACACTTACATCTAACTCAGAACCCCTTATAACAAGATCActatatttttgcatttttgtacaATGGCTCATTTGTGTAATGCAGAGTAAGTTCTAAGAAGCTTTACAAGTTCCCCCTTAAGCTCCATGATAATGAGTATAGCTCTTTTTTTACAGgtgttatttaaaacaaaaatcaaaaatgataAGCTAGATGCAGTAAAGggttaatcattaaaaaaaaaaaacagtaacaaGGAGGTTTATGATCCCCTGgggtattattttattatttagctTAGGTTAAAGTGGCTAGCCTGAATTTAAATCAGTTGGTGGTGCATACTTCACCGTGTGGGGCAGCAGGCAGTGTTAATCATTGCTGACAAATTGGCACATAACAGTCTTATTCAAAAGAGACCCAGCACTGAGAATAAAATCCACTTCCTCATTACGGACCTCAACTTGTGAGATCAAAAGAGGCTTCGTAGAGGCTGGCTAATAGCAAAGCAAAGAGCCCAACAACCTGACTCATGTTGACAAGTGAATCCAAGACTTCTGGGTCTTAATCAAACGCAGACTCAGGCAAAGTGAGGGTTAAAGCTGAGCATGTCAGCCGTGAGTTATCATAAAGATAATAAGAGCTGATCTGCACCGGGTAGATAGAGACAGAGCGAGCGAGTGagtgaaagagacagaaagaaagaggtgCTGCTGTACCTTTCACAGGGGCTGGAGGAGAGCGTGGGGTAGTGAATGTGTAAACATTGGAGAAGGGCCCTTCGCCCGCCTCATTAAAGGCCTGGATGCGGAACGTATAAGAGGTAGACTCATTAAGCCTctggactttgtgtgtgtggcatgGTCCTTTATACAAGGACAGAAATCTgcaatgacaggaaaaagaataaatttaaTGAGTAGAAGAGAAAAGATGATGAAATGCAAACAAGATGAGAGACTCCTCTGTCAGGAAAAAGACTTAAAGTAGATCATTAGTTTCTGTCTTCTTACAAAAACACTGGTACATTACTTTCTATGTACTTCACGATCCCTGATGTAGATATTTGAAGCTTCTGTTCCCACACCTCTCTCCTGTCAAAGATTTGACTCGTGTCACGCTCTTCACTTCGGCTCACTGACCTGCCACTCTTGTCCCCCATCTGCAGCTGATACTGGAGGGCATCTGAGGTTGAGGCTTTGGTCGGGCCATCGCCCCACTTGAGCCTGAGGGTCTGGTGGCTGAAGGCGGTGCACTCCAAACGGGGTGGCTGTGGAGGCAAGGGCTTTGTCTTCAGCTTAAAAGAATGACTAAAAGGTCCTGCTCCCAGGCTGTTCAGGGCTTGGATTCGAATCCTgatacaaaaaaagaacatatttcTAAATCAGAGAATTGAAACGACGAAAGTGACTTAAGCAGAAACACTGCAGTGACTGTCAAAGCGGCATTAACCGTATCTGATTTCATTAGTCAATGGTGATGTTCAGCCTTTTGTAGGGATCtgtaaaaatgacaacagatCTTGACAAGGCATCTTTTTGTGAACACATTTACCCGGAGTCGGCAATTTAATTCATCCATAGTCAATGTGAACACAGAATATCGCAAAATATATGTTACTACAACATCCAtccataatccatccatccattct contains:
- the mlnr gene encoding growth hormone secretagogue receptor type 1 encodes the protein MPWTRPKVDLHAGAAEAMDQYNIDDHHYEGSLFPTSTLIPVTVICILIFIIGVTGNTMTILIIQHFKDMKTTTNLYLSSMAVSDLIIFLCLPFDLYRLWKYVPWLFGEAVCRFYHYIFEGCTSATILHITALSIERYLAISFPLKTKVVVTRRRVQYIIFALWVFALVSAAPTLFLVGVEYDNDTYPDDNTRQCKHTSYAISSGQLHIMLWMSTTYFFCPMLCLLFLYGSIGCKLWKMKNDLQGPCALARERSHRQTVKILVVVVLAFIICWLPYHIGRNLFAQVDDYDTAMLSQKFNMASMMLCYLSASINPVVYNLMSRKYRTAAKRLFLLHHRPRQAHHGLRQLCVNDHISTLNESLTGV